Genomic DNA from Trichoderma asperellum chromosome 5, complete sequence:
GTCCTTCCAGCTCGTCGCCCGGCCCAAACTCATCTTCCGAGTCGCCGGGGTCATCAAAATACGCTTTGATATCTTCGATCTGCACCGCAGTTAGTCTCACTAACAATGCTCTACTACTATCCATTAACCATCAgatttcatcttcatcacttACATCTTCGAGCATCGCTAAACAGTGAGTAGCGCCTATATAAGTTGTCGCATGATCTCCGTGAACGACTTGTCCCTTCACCTGCGGCGCAACAGGCCCCCCCGATTCTCGAGTCGTCTGAGGCTTGTGACTGCcctcatcatccatcatctctcGGACCATCCCCTCAAGCCTCTTGAGCCGAGCCGCAACGCCCTTTGCCGCcggtctcttcttctccggctTTGGCGCATAAACACACAAATCGAGCCGGCCCTTCTTCGCGCACTGTCCGCATGGTTGTCCGCGGTCACACTTGAGCTTGGAGTTTCGACATGGTGCGCACGAGAGGAGAATCCGCGTGCGCTTCTTTGAGATGGCTGCCGCATTTTTCGAGGTCGAGTCTAAGTCCATTTTACTCTGCGTTATCACAATTGATGTATCTTTCTCAGTGTGCTGCCTCGCAGCCTTGTTGTGGTTTTTGTAATTCAAAGAGTGGCAATGGTGGTAAGCCGCGCTGACACGCCGAAGCATAAGATCTCAGAAACTCTACACGCCACAACAATTCTGACTAGGTTGGTAATATATGCATAACACAGCTAGCCGCACGCCAAAAAGACAACGGCTGACCGTTAAAGAAGTTTATTTACAGAGCCGCAGTCAACTTTCGGAACTACAGCACTATTAATTCTATTCGCAACAAGACTATGCCCGTATATTACCTAAGCGGCATGCTTTTTAGTTTGCTCGGACTTGCGCTAACTCCAGTCGCGAGAAGTTGTACAAACCGTAAGACGGTGGAGAAAAGAcatgaagagagggagaccaaaaataaagaaaatacatgAATAAACTGAAGCCGTAAACCCGTAATTTTCCATCATGTAGGCAGCGTTCCCGGTAGCCTTTCTATTACATATTTGCCTCTTGCGACGCTCATGATCGGAACACCGGGGATCTTTCGTAGTCTCTGCTTCAGGGCCTTGTCGTTGGTTCCCACGATGTATATCCTGTTCTTGCTCACCCGGTCCACGATGCAGTCATCGGCATAGGTACCCTTGTGGTCGCACTCTATCCGCTGCCATCTTTCGTCTCTGGCTATCCTCAACGCCAATCTGTATTTTGTGCCCAGTTTCTCCAGTTCGGCCATGACGCATGAGGTGATGATGGGGTTGCACTTGGCATAGAGGCAGTCCATCATGTTGTCCAGCAGCGACAGTTTCCTCTGGACCGTGTGACTTAGGAAGTTTGTATCGCAAA
This window encodes:
- a CDS encoding uncharacterized protein (BUSCO:EOG092D3TRJ); translation: MGVAKKTRKFGQVKRVMGLQDTRLKENRLKEELKQKEKEAKRTVGGELVKEAPQLPSNMFFLHNEALVPPYNVLCDTNFLSHTVQRKLSLLDNMMDCLYAKCNPIITSCVMAELEKLGTKYRLALRIARDERWQRIECDHKGTYADDCIVDRVSKNRIYIVGTNDKALKQRLRKIPGVPIMSVARGKYVIERLPGTLPT